The genomic segment TGATTCTTAAAGGGCATCAGATCCATCAATTGATCCAAGGGTCCCATATTTTTAAGTTGCTCCAGTTGCGTGAGAAAATCGTCAAAATCTAAACCTTTGTTCTCTGTAAGTTTACGTTCAAGTTCCTTTGCCTGGTCTTCGCTGAAAACATCTTCTGCTCTCTCAAGCAAAGTTTGGAAATCGCCTTCTCCGAGGATCCGAGAAGACATCCGTTCGGGATGGAATTCCTCTAACGCTGTGGCTTCAATTTTTTCACCGACACTGATGAGCTTAATCGGTTTCTGCGTGACATGCCGAATAGAGAGTGCAGCCCCGCCACGTGCATCGCCATCCATTTTCGTAAGGATAACGCCATCAATCTCCAAATCAGTGTTGAAATTCTCGGCGACATTCACGGCATCCTGACCCGTCATTGCATCAACGATCAGCAGGATCTCTGTCGGTTCCACGCGTTCTTTAATCTGCTGAAGTTCACCCATTAACGTCTCATCAACGTGCAGCCGTCCAGCAGTATCAATAATAACGCAGTTATGCCCATGTGCTAAGGCTTCCTTGACAGATGCCTCAGCGATGTCAACAGGAGAGACCTCTGTTCCCATTGAGAACACGGGTGTCTCTGTCTGTTCACCGAGAATTTGCAACTGCTTAATAGCAGCCGGTCGATATACATCTGCGGCAACAAGTAAGGGTTTACGTCCCTCTTTGCGAAACCTGAGTGCTAACTTCGCAGCGACAGTCGTCTTCCCCGCGCCTTGCAATCCGGCAAGCATCACCACGGTGGGTCCCCCCGGTGCGATGCGAATTTTCTCCGCCTTTTCACCCATCAATTGGGTGAGTTCTTCGCCAATAATTCGAGCGATTTGCAGTTCCGGTGTCAGACTCCCGAGTACTTCTTGACCGAGGGCACGCACCTTAATCCGCTCTATGAACTCACGTGTGACCTTATAGTTGACATCGGCCTCAAGAAACGCCCGACGCACTTCACGCAGCGTATCAGAGATATTGTTCTCTGTTAACTTTCCCTGTCCCTTGAGTCTTTTGAAAGTGCTTTGTAACCTATCACTCAAACTTTCAAACATTGTCCATACGTCCTTTTTTGTAGGCGTGAGATGTGCTTTTGGGTTCCGTGCTCGGTACTAAAATGCATAATTATAGATGCCATTCCCTAAAACGCCCCAAATATTCTATGGCATCCATATAAGTTCTGAGGTCTCAATCCGTGTAACGACAATATAATATCTAATTATACAATTATAGCAAATTTTACGCCCGATGTCAAACTTTTTTTTCCCAGAGCCATTCAATTCTCCTATAGGAAGGATCTCCGATTTCCGATACTTGTTTCATCCTTGATCTAAACACATGTCTATGCTAAAATTATAGTCATGAAAATAGCAACTCTCACACAGCAACATCAGAAATTCTCGTGCTGCACCCTCCTCATCCCCCTTATCTGTGCTTTAACTGCGCTCTATTGCGGATGCCAAGGTGAAACCTTCAATCTCGATGTAGGTGGCACTTCAGAGATCATAGAGAAATCGGGTGAACTGACAGAAAATGAGGTTTGGGACGGACGCATCTATATTACCGACACCCTCATTGTCCCCGAAGGTATCACGTTGACGATCCGATCAGGCACTATTGTCGGTTTTGAACCGATAGATACACCAAGCCACATCGTCGTGCGCGGTGAACTCTATGCCGAAGGATCACCAGAGCGGATGGTTGTCTTCGGTTCCTTGGGAAGGATGCGCGAAGATCAGCACGCCCCATCCGAAATAGACGCACACGTGTCACCACTGACATCAGACTTCGGGACAATGGGCATGGAAGAGAATATCAGCACCGACACTCAGGTAACTTTAACTGCCGATCCGCCAAAGGCAGGAGATTGGGGCGGAATTCAGATCGAAGCCGAAAGCCCGAATAGCCGACTCACATATTGCCGTATCCAACATGCAACCGCTGGCATCACAGCCCGGACGGATGCCGTTCAAATCGAGAGATGCTTGTTCAGTGAAAACAAAACAGGGGTCCTCTCCGAAAATACCAGCCCGACTATTACCAGCAACGAATTTAATAGGAACGGCACAGGCACACAATTCCGAGGCGGCGCGTCCCCGGATGTAGAATACAACGAGTTCACGGCTAACAATTACGGAATTATATGCGAAGATGACGCTCGACCGCGTATCCAGTATAATATTCTCCGTGCGAATTATGAGAACGCCATCGTCTGCTATTCCACTGCATCCCCAGAGATCGTCTCCAATAACATCACGTTGAATGTCGGTTGGGCAGTCTACGACGGGGGTCGGCTCCGGGACAACTTCATCCAAGGTAATAAACAGATTGGCCCGAATATCACCGAGCTCGGCACGGGAACCCAAAGCGATCAGTTTTACGGTGTAGACGAAGCCTACGAACCCAGAAATTCTCCGGTAACAGAAGCAGGCGTGCCACGCGAAAATTTCTAATCGAAAGTCGATAGATGAACCGTTTCAAAGCCTATCTCGACCTCATCCGCTATCCGCTTTTCGCGATTCCGATTGTCGCAACACTGCCCGGCGCGCTTATCGCCAGTGACGGGCACTTCACACGACGCGTCGCGGCAGCACTCTTGGTTGCGCTCTGCGGCTACTTCGCCGGAATGATAAAAAATGACTACTTCCACCATGAAACAGATAAACACACGAATCCAGAACGTCCCCTTCCATCACAGCGGCTGACCCCGCGTCAGGCGATTGTCCCGGCGAGTATTATCTACGGGTTATGTGTGATTGGCGGTTTCTGGCTCAATATCAAAGCCGGTCTGCTGGTGATGGGTTTGGTCGCAATCTCGCATCTCTACAACGCCATTTTTAAAGGGAAAGGTATCTTAGGAAGTCTCACACTGCCGCTCGGAATTGGACTCCTGAGCGTCTTCGGCGCATTAGCAGTGAACGGCACTGTGCCGCGGTTGGTATGGTATGCCTTCGCGGCAACAACGCTTTACGATTTAGGCACGCATATTACCACCACCTTCAAAGACATCTCGCGCGATAAAGAACTCGGCATCGTAACGACTCCGATCCAACTTGGCATCCGTCCAGCACTCCTACTCTCGGCGGTTGCCACGGTTCTCGCTTTTACCATCGCCTTTTTGCCGTATTGGTTGGAACCCGATCTCCACAAATCCTATATTGTTTGGGTAATCTTAGGTGTCATCGCCACGGTTGGCACGCGTATTTCACTGTATCTCCAACCGAACGAGGAAAATGGCTACTTCGCGCTGAAAGGCTCCATGATCGGCTCAATCCTTTTCTTTCCGTGTCTCATCGGTGCACTCGTCCCTATCGCGGTTTCTGCTGCGGTTATTGTGCCGTTGCTGTTGGTGACGCTATTTTTGCTAAGAACAACGCGCCAAGAGGTTTAAATCATAGATTATATCTGTAAAGTTCACTTTGATAACGGGCGAGGAGACCTCGCCCCTACGATACGTCCTATTGAAATTATGAGATGGCTTGTGAATAATATGCGTTATGCGGATTATTCAAATAGAAATGGTACAACTTTATTACCAAAAGGTTAGACCAAATCACAAACCGATGATTGCGTAATGGGCAATCATAGCGAGGTTAATAGTTAAAAATATGAAAAATATTGTTTTACTGATTACCGATACCTTTCGGTATGACAATCTCGGTGAACGGGCGCGTCGTCCGATTCGCACGCCACTGCTCGATAAATTTGAGGCAGAACGCGCAACGGCTATCGACAAATTCTATATGAGCAGCTTCCCGACAGTGCCACACCGCACAGATATTATGACGGGAACAGTCGGGTGGCCCCACTACCCGTGGCAGCCCATCGATCTGAGCGGACGGAACATTACATCACAACTCCTGAGCGATCAGGGATACGCAACGCAGCTCATCTGTGATACGCCGCACCTGTTCAACGTCCGGTTCCAACACTGTTTCGATGCGGCTTTTCAGCACCGTGGACAGGAAGGAGACAAACCGCTTCTACATCATAACGACGAGATAAAAATCGTTATGCCGAATGAGAAGACACGCCCCCACCCGTCATATAGAGGACACACGCTCCCGAACACCCACCGCTGGACGAACCGCTATTACCAATACGAATCGGAGACGTTTTCCGGGAGGACCTCTGAAACCACAATTCGATGGCTGGAAGAGAACCACCGCTCAGGTCCCTTCTTCCTCTGGGTAGACTTCTTTGATCCGCACGAACCGTGGGATCCTCCCGAATATCTCGTCAAACGATACGATCCTGATTACACCGGTCCACCGATGCTACATCCGAATTACGGTCTGTCGTCGCTCTTTACGGATGCCGAACTGCACAACCTCTGGGCACACTACGCAGGTGAAGCAGAACTCATTGATCGACACATCGGACGGGTGCTGCAGAAAGTGGAAGACTTGGAGTTATGGGACGATACCCTGGTCGTTGTCATGTCGGACCACGGTATGTCTATCGGCGAACACAGTAGAACGGGCAAATCCAATATTGATCCAGAGGATGAACGCTATTGGCCGACGTATCCGGAAATTAATCATGAGATGTTCCTGATTGCGGGTGGCGATGTCCCGAGCGGACAACGCCTCGACCTCATCGCACAGCCGATGGATATTATGCCGACACTCTGTGAATTGGCTGGGGTTACCTTGGATCCACCGACACCGTTTGAGGGCCGCTCTTTTGCACAGGCGCTCCGTAACGGCGATACACAGCATAGAGAATATGCCGTGA from the Candidatus Poribacteria bacterium genome contains:
- a CDS encoding signal recognition particle protein produces the protein MFESLSDRLQSTFKRLKGQGKLTENNISDTLREVRRAFLEADVNYKVTREFIERIKVRALGQEVLGSLTPELQIARIIGEELTQLMGEKAEKIRIAPGGPTVVMLAGLQGAGKTTVAAKLALRFRKEGRKPLLVAADVYRPAAIKQLQILGEQTETPVFSMGTEVSPVDIAEASVKEALAHGHNCVIIDTAGRLHVDETLMGELQQIKERVEPTEILLIVDAMTGQDAVNVAENFNTDLEIDGVILTKMDGDARGGAALSIRHVTQKPIKLISVGEKIEATALEEFHPERMSSRILGEGDFQTLLERAEDVFSEDQAKELERKLTENKGLDFDDFLTQLEQLKNMGPLDQLMDLMPFKNQLPVQNLTPDESHLRTAKAIIHSMTLEERKNPRLLDRSRKLRISKGSGTTVNQINMLVSQLQMMNRMLNQQAAMAMPQMGRKVGALPGLKRKTSRKPRKRRRRKSR
- a CDS encoding right-handed parallel beta-helix repeat-containing protein, which encodes MKIATLTQQHQKFSCCTLLIPLICALTALYCGCQGETFNLDVGGTSEIIEKSGELTENEVWDGRIYITDTLIVPEGITLTIRSGTIVGFEPIDTPSHIVVRGELYAEGSPERMVVFGSLGRMREDQHAPSEIDAHVSPLTSDFGTMGMEENISTDTQVTLTADPPKAGDWGGIQIEAESPNSRLTYCRIQHATAGITARTDAVQIERCLFSENKTGVLSENTSPTITSNEFNRNGTGTQFRGGASPDVEYNEFTANNYGIICEDDARPRIQYNILRANYENAIVCYSTASPEIVSNNITLNVGWAVYDGGRLRDNFIQGNKQIGPNITELGTGTQSDQFYGVDEAYEPRNSPVTEAGVPRENF
- a CDS encoding sulfatase-like hydrolase/transferase; this translates as MKNIVLLITDTFRYDNLGERARRPIRTPLLDKFEAERATAIDKFYMSSFPTVPHRTDIMTGTVGWPHYPWQPIDLSGRNITSQLLSDQGYATQLICDTPHLFNVRFQHCFDAAFQHRGQEGDKPLLHHNDEIKIVMPNEKTRPHPSYRGHTLPNTHRWTNRYYQYESETFSGRTSETTIRWLEENHRSGPFFLWVDFFDPHEPWDPPEYLVKRYDPDYTGPPMLHPNYGLSSLFTDAELHNLWAHYAGEAELIDRHIGRVLQKVEDLELWDDTLVVVMSDHGMSIGEHSRTGKSNIDPEDERYWPTYPEINHEMFLIAGGDVPSGQRLDLIAQPMDIMPTLCELAGVTLDPPTPFEGRSFAQALRNGDTQHREYAVTGCHIAARDETVPRRATVPFLVTDRWGYAPVGEYGRPELFDLPADPIAENNIAADNMELVQELHDMFMAHLTEHNAPEKFLDLWKEEPSGDGRGKWSIDYPDDSDE